One genomic segment of Burkholderiaceae bacterium includes these proteins:
- a CDS encoding PIN domain-containing protein has translation MSALVFVDTNVFLYTVDERDLPKQARAREWVRWCWLNAAGRISSQVLNEFYNNAITQFRSVMPVQQARAQVRNLRQWQPPHLDTYVIDGAWALQDRYALSYWDALIVSAAQQQGCRYLLSEDLQHRQRFETVQVIDPFRVGPDELPPSED, from the coding sequence ATGAGCGCGCTCGTTTTCGTTGATACCAACGTCTTTCTCTACACGGTCGACGAGCGCGACCTGCCCAAGCAGGCGCGCGCGCGCGAGTGGGTGCGCTGGTGCTGGCTGAACGCGGCCGGGCGCATCAGCTCGCAGGTGCTCAACGAGTTCTACAACAACGCCATCACCCAGTTTCGCAGCGTGATGCCGGTGCAGCAGGCGCGCGCGCAGGTGCGCAACCTGCGCCAGTGGCAGCCCCCGCACCTGGACACCTACGTGATCGACGGCGCCTGGGCGCTGCAGGACCGCTACGCGCTCAGCTACTGGGACGCGCTGATCGTTTCTGCCGCTCAGCAGCAGGGCTGCCGCTACCTGCTGAGCGAGGATTTGCAGCACCGGCAGCGCTTCGAGACCGTGCAGGTGATCGACCCATTCCGGGTGGGCCCGGACGAATTGCCACCAAGTGAAGATTGA
- a CDS encoding YIP1 family protein: MSLVDRVKGILLDPRRTWPVIEAESTSTAELYRGYLVWLAAIPAVCGFIGLSLIGIGGFGFTVRVPLLMGLGNLVVSYVLSLVGVFVLALIVDALAPTFGGTRSSIQALKLTVYASTAALVGGVFSLLPMLSILGLLAALYSVYLIYTGLPVLMKNPPEKSLAYTAVVIVAGIVMGLVIGAISALFRPHHGMVGAGGAGVSITTPQGKVSIDTAALEAAGKKMQEATRQMEQAQQGGKPADAAAAAGQAAAAAMGALGGAQGSVGVPALKAALPDQLGGLPRTALEVQNNQAMGVAMGQARAEYGSAGKRLRVEIIDMGGLSGLAQMAGLVQGEKESDGRIEKTWQSGGRTLMEEYHKDGSQAEAKTILKNGLVVSVEGTGVPIDGVRAALGQLDLAALEGLARTAQQK; the protein is encoded by the coding sequence ATGTCTCTCGTCGATCGCGTCAAAGGCATCCTGCTCGACCCCCGGCGCACCTGGCCTGTCATCGAGGCCGAGTCCACCAGCACGGCCGAGCTGTACCGCGGCTACCTGGTGTGGCTGGCGGCCATCCCGGCGGTGTGCGGCTTCATCGGCCTGTCGCTGATCGGCATCGGCGGCTTCGGCTTCACGGTGCGGGTGCCGCTGCTGATGGGGCTGGGCAACCTGGTGGTGTCGTACGTGCTCAGCCTGGTGGGGGTGTTCGTGCTGGCGCTCATCGTCGATGCGCTGGCGCCCACTTTCGGGGGCACGCGCAGCTCCATTCAGGCGCTCAAGCTGACGGTGTACGCCAGCACGGCGGCGCTGGTGGGCGGCGTGTTCAGCCTGCTGCCCATGCTGTCCATCCTGGGGCTGCTGGCGGCGCTGTATTCGGTCTACCTGATCTACACCGGGCTGCCGGTGCTGATGAAAAACCCGCCTGAAAAGTCGCTGGCCTACACCGCGGTGGTGATCGTGGCCGGCATCGTGATGGGGCTGGTGATCGGCGCCATCAGCGCGCTGTTCCGGCCGCACCATGGCATGGTGGGGGCCGGCGGCGCGGGGGTGTCCATCACCACGCCGCAGGGCAAGGTGTCCATCGATACGGCGGCGCTCGAGGCCGCCGGCAAGAAGATGCAGGAGGCCACGCGCCAGATGGAGCAGGCGCAACAAGGCGGCAAGCCGGCCGATGCCGCGGCCGCCGCCGGGCAGGCCGCGGCTGCGGCCATGGGCGCGCTGGGCGGCGCGCAGGGCAGCGTCGGGGTGCCGGCGCTCAAGGCCGCGCTGCCCGACCAGCTGGGCGGCCTGCCGCGCACCGCGCTGGAGGTGCAGAACAACCAGGCCATGGGCGTGGCCATGGGCCAGGCGCGGGCCGAATACGGCAGCGCGGGCAAGCGCCTGCGGGTGGAGATCATCGACATGGGCGGCCTGTCGGGCCTGGCGCAGATGGCCGGCCTGGTGCAGGGCGAGAAGGAAAGCGATGGCCGCATCGAGAAAACCTGGCAGTCCGGCGGGCGCACCCTGATGGAGGAATATCACAAGGACGGCAGCCAGGCCGAGGCCAAGACCATCCTCAAGAACGGCCTGGTGGTGAGCGTGGAGGGCACCGGCGTGCCGATCGACGGCGTGCGCGCCGCCCTGGGCCAGCTCGACCTGGCGGCGCTGGAAGGCCTGGCGCGCACGGCGCAGCAAAAATAA
- the gdhA gene encoding NADP-specific glutamate dehydrogenase, translating to MSTQSLEDFMGAVQRRDPNQPEFLQAVREVMVSLWPFLDAHPKYRDYGLLQRLVEPDRAIQFRVAWVDDKGQTQVNRAFRVQHNMAIGPYKGGMRFHPSVNLSILKFLGFEQTFKNALTTLPMGGGKGGSDFDPKGKSDGEVMRFCQSLMCELYRHLGPDTDVPAGDIGVGGREVGFMAGMMKKLANNAGSVFTGKGIAFGGSLMRPEATGYGTVYFAQEMLRRKQLGFDGRTVSISGSGNVAQYAAEKALELGAKVVTLSDSGGTLVHDHGISHGMLQDLMEFKNVQRGRLADFCKKNKLKFEAGKRPWHVPVDIALPCATQNELDEGDAKALIANGVICVAEGANMPSTLDAVDAFLAAGTLYAPGKASNAGGVATSGLEMSQNAMRLSWSHSDVDLRLHEIMKDIHGNCVRHGEHKDGTVNYVEGANIAGFVKIADAMLAQGVY from the coding sequence GTGTCGACCCAAAGCCTTGAAGATTTCATGGGCGCCGTCCAGCGCCGCGACCCCAACCAGCCCGAGTTCCTGCAGGCCGTGCGCGAGGTGATGGTCTCGCTGTGGCCCTTTCTGGACGCGCATCCCAAGTACCGCGACTACGGCCTGCTGCAGCGCCTGGTCGAGCCCGATCGCGCCATCCAGTTCCGCGTGGCGTGGGTGGACGACAAGGGCCAGACCCAGGTCAACCGGGCCTTTCGCGTGCAGCACAACATGGCCATCGGCCCCTACAAGGGCGGCATGCGCTTTCACCCCAGCGTCAACCTGTCGATCCTGAAGTTCCTGGGCTTCGAGCAGACCTTCAAGAACGCGCTGACCACGCTGCCCATGGGCGGCGGCAAGGGCGGCAGCGACTTCGACCCCAAGGGCAAGAGCGACGGCGAGGTGATGCGCTTTTGCCAGTCCCTGATGTGCGAGCTGTATCGCCACCTGGGCCCCGACACCGACGTGCCCGCGGGCGACATCGGCGTGGGCGGGCGCGAGGTCGGCTTCATGGCCGGCATGATGAAGAAGCTGGCCAACAACGCCGGCAGCGTGTTCACCGGCAAGGGCATCGCCTTTGGCGGCAGCCTGATGCGCCCCGAGGCCACCGGCTACGGCACGGTGTACTTCGCGCAGGAGATGCTGCGGCGCAAGCAGCTGGGCTTCGACGGCCGCACGGTCAGCATCTCGGGCTCGGGCAACGTGGCCCAGTACGCGGCCGAAAAGGCGCTGGAGCTGGGCGCCAAGGTGGTCACGCTGTCCGACTCGGGCGGCACCCTGGTGCACGACCACGGCATCAGCCACGGCATGCTGCAGGACCTGATGGAGTTCAAGAACGTGCAGCGCGGCCGGCTGGCCGATTTCTGCAAGAAGAACAAGCTCAAGTTCGAGGCCGGCAAGCGCCCCTGGCACGTGCCGGTGGACATCGCGCTGCCCTGCGCCACGCAAAACGAGCTGGACGAGGGCGACGCCAAGGCGCTGATCGCCAATGGCGTGATCTGCGTGGCCGAGGGCGCCAACATGCCCAGCACGCTGGATGCGGTCGATGCCTTCCTGGCCGCCGGCACGCTGTACGCGCCGGGCAAGGCCAGCAACGCCGGCGGCGTGGCCACTTCGGGCCTGGAGATGAGCCAGAACGCCATGCGCCTGTCCTGGTCGCACAGCGACGTGGACCTGCGCCTGCACGAGATCATGAAGGACATCCACGGCAACTGCGTGCGCCACGGCGAGCACAAGGACGGCACCGTCAACTACGTCGAGGGCGCCAACATCGCCGGCTTCGTCAAGATCGCCGATGCCATGCTGGCCCAGGGCGTTTATTGA
- the hisD gene encoding histidinol dehydrogenase codes for MNLIAAPARLSTAEVDFESKFQQRLHWSAEQDAAIEQRVAAILADVRARGDAAVLEYTVRFDGVSAASMGALQLKADELAAAFDGLPTEQRQALQAAAGRIRRFHEWQKTQGGETASYRDEDGTLLGQKVTPLDRVGIYVPGGKAAYPSSVLMNAIPAHVAGVREIIMVVPTPKGDKNPLVLAAAHVAGVTRAFTVGGAQAVAALAYGTAAIPKVDKITGPGNAYVASAKKRVFGQVGIDMIAGPSEILVLADGSTPAEWVAMDLFSQAEHDELAQAILLSPDAAYIEQVQAAMSRLLPTLPRAPIIASSLAGRGALIHTRSMEEACTLANRIAPEHLEVASRTPHRWEPLLRHAGAIFLGAYTSESLGDYCAGPNHVLPTSGTARFSSPLSVYDFQKRTSLIEVSEAGAQAIGRIASVLAHGEGLQAHARAAELRLKS; via the coding sequence ATGAACTTGATAGCTGCTCCCGCGCGTCTTTCAACGGCCGAGGTCGATTTCGAGTCCAAATTCCAGCAGCGCCTGCACTGGAGCGCCGAGCAGGACGCCGCCATCGAGCAGCGCGTGGCCGCTATCCTGGCCGACGTGCGCGCGCGCGGCGACGCGGCGGTGCTGGAATACACCGTGCGCTTCGACGGCGTGAGCGCGGCCAGCATGGGCGCGCTGCAGCTCAAGGCCGACGAGCTGGCCGCCGCCTTCGACGGCCTGCCCACCGAGCAGCGCCAGGCGCTGCAGGCCGCCGCCGGGCGCATCCGCCGCTTTCACGAGTGGCAAAAGACCCAGGGCGGCGAGACGGCCAGCTACCGCGACGAGGACGGCACCCTGCTGGGCCAGAAGGTCACGCCGCTGGACCGCGTGGGCATCTACGTGCCTGGCGGCAAGGCCGCCTACCCCAGCAGCGTGCTGATGAACGCCATCCCCGCGCACGTGGCCGGCGTGCGCGAGATCATCATGGTGGTGCCCACGCCCAAGGGTGACAAGAACCCGCTGGTGCTGGCCGCGGCGCACGTGGCCGGCGTCACGCGCGCCTTCACCGTCGGCGGCGCGCAGGCGGTGGCGGCGCTGGCCTATGGCACGGCCGCCATCCCCAAGGTCGACAAAATCACCGGCCCCGGCAACGCGTACGTCGCCAGCGCCAAGAAGCGCGTGTTCGGCCAGGTCGGCATCGACATGATCGCCGGGCCCAGCGAAATCCTGGTGCTGGCCGACGGCAGCACGCCCGCCGAGTGGGTGGCGATGGACCTGTTCAGCCAGGCCGAGCACGACGAGCTGGCGCAGGCCATCCTGCTCAGCCCCGACGCCGCCTACATCGAGCAGGTGCAGGCGGCGATGAGCCGCCTGCTGCCCACGCTGCCGCGCGCGCCGATCATCGCCAGCAGCCTGGCGGGCCGCGGCGCGCTCATCCACACGCGCAGCATGGAGGAGGCCTGCACCCTGGCCAACCGCATCGCGCCCGAGCACCTGGAGGTGGCCAGCCGCACGCCCCACCGCTGGGAGCCGCTGCTGCGCCATGCCGGCGCCATCTTCCTGGGTGCCTACACCAGCGAAAGCCTGGGCGACTACTGCGCCGGCCCCAACCACGTGCTGCCCACCAGCGGCACGGCGCGCTTCTCGTCGCCGCTGTCGGTGTACGACTTTCAAAAACGCACCAGCCTGATCGAGGTGAGCGAGGCCGGCGCGCAGGCCATCGGCCGCATCGCCAGCGTGCTGGCGCATGGCGAGGGGCTGCAGGCGCATGCCCGGGCGGCGGAGCTGCGCTTGAAGTCCTGA
- the hisH gene encoding imidazole glycerol phosphate synthase subunit HisH — MNSRVNQTVAVVDYGMGNLRSVAQAVMHATQDTHVNAVITADPAQVRAAHRVVLPGQGAIADCMRELRESGLLESVLEAAATKPLFGVCVGMQMLLEHSAEGPTAAGTPGLGLIAGEVLRFELAGQRAPDGSRYKVPQMGWNRVFHSRPHPVWGEQADGQWFYFVHSFYARPHAAAQCAGETEYGVRFASAIARDNLFATQFHPEKSAAQGLQLYRNFLHWNP; from the coding sequence ATGAATTCAAGAGTCAATCAAACCGTTGCCGTGGTCGACTACGGCATGGGCAACCTGCGCTCGGTGGCGCAGGCCGTGATGCACGCCACGCAGGACACGCACGTCAACGCCGTCATCACGGCCGACCCGGCCCAGGTGCGCGCCGCGCACCGCGTGGTGCTGCCCGGCCAGGGCGCCATCGCCGACTGCATGCGCGAGCTGCGCGAGTCGGGCCTGCTCGAATCGGTGCTGGAGGCCGCCGCCACCAAGCCGCTGTTCGGCGTCTGCGTGGGCATGCAGATGCTGCTGGAGCACAGCGCCGAAGGCCCCACGGCGGCCGGCACCCCCGGCCTGGGCCTGATCGCCGGCGAGGTGCTGCGCTTCGAGCTGGCCGGCCAGCGCGCGCCCGACGGCAGCCGCTACAAGGTGCCGCAAATGGGCTGGAACCGGGTGTTCCACAGCCGCCCGCACCCGGTGTGGGGCGAGCAGGCCGACGGCCAGTGGTTCTACTTCGTGCACAGCTTCTACGCCCGCCCGCACGCGGCGGCCCAGTGCGCGGGCGAGACCGAGTACGGCGTGCGCTTTGCCTCGGCCATTGCACGCGATAATCTTTTTGCCACGCAGTTCCACCCCGAAAAGAGCGCGGCGCAGGGCCTGCAGCTTTACCGCAACTTCCTGCACTGGAACCCCTAA
- the hisI gene encoding phosphoribosyl-AMP cyclohydrolase: MPPMSWLDDVKWDAQGLVPVIAQEAGTGDVLMFAWMNREALAKTAELGRAVYFSRSRQRLWFKGEESGHVQQVHEIRIDCDQDVVLLKVTQLGHQPGIACHTGRHSCFFSVLKDGAWTAVDPVLKDPGTIYT; this comes from the coding sequence ATCCCGCCTATGAGCTGGTTGGATGACGTCAAGTGGGACGCGCAGGGCCTGGTGCCCGTGATCGCGCAGGAGGCGGGCACGGGCGACGTGCTGATGTTCGCCTGGATGAACCGCGAGGCGCTGGCCAAGACGGCCGAGCTGGGCCGCGCGGTGTACTTCAGCCGCTCGCGCCAGCGCCTGTGGTTCAAGGGCGAGGAGTCGGGCCACGTGCAGCAGGTGCACGAGATCCGCATCGACTGCGACCAGGACGTGGTGCTGCTCAAGGTCACGCAGCTCGGCCACCAGCCGGGCATTGCCTGCCACACCGGGCGCCACAGCTGTTTCTTCAGCGTGCTGAAAGACGGTGCCTGGACGGCCGTCGATCCGGTCTTGAAAGACCCCGGAACCATCTACACATAG
- a CDS encoding histidinol-phosphate transaminase, which produces MNAPILPVPTSSPLARIRRDVQGMHAYAVQDSRGLVKLDAMENPHRLPPALQAELGARLGQVAINRYPGERIDALRTTLLGHAQPPAGWSIMLGNGSDELISLLAMACDIPGASILAPVPGFVMYAMSAQLQGLAFHGVPLTADFELDEAAMLAAIAQHRPAIVYLAYPNNPTGTLWDEGAIARIVAAQGAAGGLVVMDEAYQPFAARSWIDNVRAVPDAHRHVLILRTLSKFGLAGVRIGYLLGEATLVAELDKVRPPYNVSVLNAECALFALGHSDVFAAQAQDIRAQRALLFEALARLPGVHAYPSQANMILLRVPDAAKTFEGMRARGVLVKNVSKMHPLLAQCLRLTVGTADENAQMLAALQAAL; this is translated from the coding sequence ATGAACGCCCCCATTCTTCCCGTCCCCACCAGCAGCCCCCTGGCCCGCATCCGCCGCGACGTGCAGGGCATGCACGCCTACGCGGTGCAGGACTCGCGCGGCCTGGTCAAGCTGGATGCGATGGAAAACCCGCACCGCCTGCCGCCCGCGCTGCAGGCCGAGCTGGGCGCGCGCCTGGGCCAGGTGGCCATCAACCGCTACCCGGGCGAGCGCATCGACGCGCTGCGCACGACGCTGCTGGGCCACGCGCAGCCGCCCGCCGGCTGGTCGATCATGCTGGGCAACGGCTCGGACGAGCTGATCAGCCTGCTGGCCATGGCCTGCGACATTCCGGGCGCAAGTATTCTGGCCCCCGTGCCGGGCTTCGTCATGTACGCCATGAGCGCGCAGCTGCAGGGCCTGGCCTTTCACGGCGTGCCGCTCACCGCCGACTTCGAGCTGGATGAAGCGGCCATGCTGGCGGCCATCGCGCAGCACCGCCCGGCCATCGTCTACCTGGCCTACCCCAACAACCCCACCGGCACGCTGTGGGACGAGGGCGCCATCGCGCGCATCGTCGCCGCCCAGGGTGCGGCCGGCGGCCTGGTGGTGATGGACGAGGCCTACCAGCCCTTTGCCGCGCGCAGCTGGATCGACAACGTGCGTGCCGTGCCCGATGCGCACCGCCACGTGCTGATCCTGCGCACGCTCAGCAAGTTCGGCCTGGCGGGCGTGCGCATCGGCTACCTGCTGGGCGAAGCCACGCTGGTGGCCGAGCTGGACAAGGTGCGCCCGCCCTACAACGTGAGCGTGCTGAACGCCGAATGCGCGCTGTTCGCGCTTGGCCATTCGGATGTTTTTGCCGCGCAGGCCCAGGACATCCGTGCGCAGCGTGCTCTGCTTTTCGAAGCGCTGGCCAGGCTGCCCGGCGTGCACGCCTATCCCAGCCAGGCCAACATGATCCTGCTGCGCGTGCCCGATGCCGCCAAGACCTTCGAGGGCATGAGGGCACGCGGGGTGCTGGTCAAAAACGTTTCTAAAATGCATCCTCTGCTGGCCCAGTGCCTGCGCCTGACGGTGGGCACCGCCGACGAGAACGCGCAGATGCTGGCCGCCCTGCAAGCCGCCCTATGA
- the hisA gene encoding 1-(5-phosphoribosyl)-5-[(5-phosphoribosylamino)methylideneamino]imidazole-4-carboxamide isomerase produces MLLIPAIDLKDGHCVRLKQGDMAQATTFSEAPAEMAAHWLDEGARRLHLVDLNGAFAGKPQNLSAIKAILKEVGDDIPVQLGGGIRDLDTIEKYIDAGLRYVIIGTAAVKNPGFLKDACSAFGGHIIVGLDAKDGKVATDGWSKLTGHEVVDLARKFEDWGVESIVYTDIGRDGMLSGINVEATVRLAQALSIPVIASGGLSGMADIEALCAVEGEGVEGVICGRAIYSGDLDFAAAQARADALAND; encoded by the coding sequence ATGCTGCTGATTCCCGCGATCGACCTCAAGGACGGCCATTGCGTGCGCCTCAAGCAAGGCGACATGGCCCAGGCCACCACCTTCAGCGAAGCCCCGGCCGAGATGGCCGCGCACTGGCTGGACGAGGGCGCGCGCCGCCTGCACCTGGTGGACCTGAACGGCGCCTTTGCCGGCAAGCCGCAAAACCTGAGCGCCATCAAGGCCATCCTGAAGGAGGTGGGCGACGACATCCCGGTGCAGCTGGGCGGCGGCATCCGCGACCTGGACACGATCGAGAAGTACATCGACGCCGGGCTGCGCTACGTCATCATCGGCACCGCGGCCGTGAAGAACCCGGGCTTTCTGAAGGACGCCTGCAGCGCCTTCGGCGGCCACATCATCGTCGGCCTGGACGCCAAGGACGGCAAGGTGGCCACCGACGGCTGGAGCAAGCTCACGGGCCACGAGGTGGTCGACTTGGCCAGGAAGTTCGAGGACTGGGGCGTCGAATCCATCGTCTACACCGACATCGGGCGCGACGGCATGCTCTCGGGCATCAACGTCGAGGCCACCGTGCGGCTGGCGCAGGCGCTGTCCATCCCCGTCATCGCCTCCGGCGGCCTGTCCGGCATGGCCGACATCGAGGCCCTGTGCGCGGTCGAGGGCGAGGGCGTGGAGGGCGTGATCTGCGGGCGCGCCATCTACTCGGGCGACCTGGACTTCGCCGCGGCGCAGGCGCGCGCCGACGCGCTGGCGAACGACTGA
- the hisB gene encoding imidazoleglycerol-phosphate dehydratase HisB: protein MTTPARTAEVSRDTAETKIHVRLDLDGTGHSQLATGIGFFDHMLDQIARHGLIDLQVQAQGDLHIDGHHTVEDVGIAIGQAVRQAVGDKAGITRYGHSYVPLDEALSRVVIDFSGRPGLVLDARFSSGMIGGLDTQLVHEFFQGFVNHAHVTLHIDNLKGVNAHHQVETIFKAFGRALRMALTLDPRAAGQIPSTKGVL, encoded by the coding sequence ATGACGACTCCTGCCCGCACCGCCGAGGTTTCGCGCGACACCGCCGAAACAAAGATCCACGTTCGCCTCGACCTGGATGGCACCGGCCATTCCCAGCTGGCCACCGGCATCGGCTTTTTCGACCACATGCTCGACCAGATCGCGCGCCACGGCCTGATCGACCTGCAGGTGCAGGCCCAGGGCGATTTGCACATCGACGGCCACCACACGGTGGAGGACGTGGGCATCGCCATCGGCCAGGCCGTGCGCCAGGCGGTGGGCGACAAGGCGGGCATCACGCGCTACGGCCACAGCTACGTGCCGCTGGACGAGGCGCTGTCGCGCGTGGTCATCGACTTCTCGGGCCGCCCCGGCCTGGTGCTGGATGCGCGCTTTTCCAGCGGCATGATCGGCGGCCTCGACACGCAGCTGGTGCACGAGTTCTTCCAGGGCTTCGTCAACCACGCCCACGTCACGCTGCACATCGACAACCTCAAGGGCGTCAACGCGCACCACCAGGTCGAGACCATCTTCAAGGCCTTCGGCCGCGCGCTGCGCATGGCGCTCACGCTCGATCCGCGCGCGGCGGGGCAAATCCCGTCCACCAAGGGCGTTCTTTAA
- a CDS encoding CopG family transcriptional regulator — MKNVTITVEDSVLEWARVEAAKRGSSVSRMVGELLAEKMRQEDAYAQAMRDALRFESWGASDGPYLTRDEMYERARFR, encoded by the coding sequence ATGAAGAACGTCACCATCACCGTGGAGGACAGCGTGCTCGAATGGGCGCGGGTGGAGGCGGCCAAGCGCGGCAGCAGCGTCTCGCGCATGGTGGGCGAGCTGCTGGCCGAGAAAATGCGCCAGGAAGACGCCTACGCGCAGGCGATGCGCGATGCGCTGCGCTTCGAGTCCTGGGGCGCGAGCGACGGCCCCTACCTGACCCGCGACGAGATGTATGAGCGCGCTCGTTTTCGTTGA
- a CDS encoding ATP phosphoribosyltransferase, with protein sequence MITLALSKGRIFDETLPLLAAAGITVTEDPETSRKLILATNRPEVRVVLVRATDVPTYVEYGGADLGVTGLDVLIEHGGAGLYQPLDLRIAKCHMAVAAPEGFDYASAVRQGSRITVATKYPAIARRFFADKGVHVDLVKLYGSMELAPLTGLAEAIVDLVSTGKTLKANHLVEVEHIMDISSRLVVNQAALKLKTAAMRPIIDAFAAAVSPEVI encoded by the coding sequence GTGATCACGCTTGCTTTGTCCAAGGGCCGCATCTTCGACGAAACCCTGCCGCTGCTGGCGGCCGCCGGCATCACGGTGACGGAAGACCCGGAGACCTCGCGCAAGCTCATCCTGGCCACCAACCGGCCCGAGGTGCGCGTGGTGCTGGTGCGCGCCACCGACGTGCCCACCTACGTCGAATACGGCGGCGCCGACCTGGGCGTGACCGGGCTGGACGTGCTGATCGAGCACGGCGGCGCGGGCCTGTACCAGCCGCTGGATTTGCGCATCGCCAAGTGCCACATGGCCGTGGCCGCGCCCGAGGGCTTCGACTACGCCAGCGCCGTGCGCCAGGGCAGCCGCATCACCGTGGCCACCAAGTACCCGGCCATCGCGCGGCGCTTTTTTGCCGACAAGGGCGTGCACGTGGACCTGGTCAAGCTCTACGGCAGCATGGAGCTGGCGCCGCTCACCGGCCTGGCCGAGGCCATCGTCGACCTGGTCAGCACCGGCAAGACCCTCAAGGCCAACCACCTGGTCGAGGTCGAGCACATCATGGACATCAGCTCGCGCCTGGTGGTCAACCAGGCGGCGCTCAAGCTCAAGACCGCGGCCATGCGCCCCATCATCGATGCCTTTGCGGCCGCGGTGTCGCCGGAGGTGATATGA
- the hisF gene encoding imidazole glycerol phosphate synthase subunit HisF: protein MLAKRIIPCLDVTGGRVVKGVNFVELRDAGDPVEIAARYNEQGADELTFLDITATSDGRDLILPIIEAVASQVFIPLTVGGGVRTVADVRRLLNAGADKTSFNSVAIANPQVIREASGKYGAQCIVVAIDARRRTGGEVAARGEGWDVYSHGGRRNTGLDAVAWARQMAEHGAGEILLTSMDRDGTQIGFDLELTRAVSDAVSVPVIASGGVGTLEHLADGVQLGGADAVLAASIFHYGTFTIAQAKQHMAARGIEVRL from the coding sequence ATGCTGGCCAAACGCATCATCCCCTGCCTGGACGTGACCGGCGGGCGCGTGGTCAAGGGCGTCAACTTCGTCGAGCTGCGCGACGCGGGCGATCCGGTGGAGATCGCCGCGCGCTACAACGAGCAGGGCGCCGACGAGCTCACTTTTCTGGACATCACCGCCACCAGCGACGGGCGCGACCTGATCCTGCCCATCATCGAGGCCGTGGCCAGCCAGGTCTTCATTCCGCTCACCGTGGGCGGCGGCGTGCGCACCGTCGCCGACGTGCGCCGGCTGCTCAACGCCGGGGCCGACAAGACCAGCTTCAACTCGGTCGCCATCGCCAACCCGCAGGTCATCCGCGAGGCCTCGGGCAAGTACGGCGCGCAGTGCATCGTGGTGGCCATCGACGCGCGCCGGCGCACCGGGGGCGAGGTGGCCGCGCGCGGCGAAGGCTGGGACGTCTACAGCCACGGCGGGCGCCGCAACACCGGCCTGGACGCCGTGGCCTGGGCGCGCCAGATGGCCGAGCATGGCGCCGGTGAAATCCTGCTGACCAGCATGGACCGCGACGGCACCCAGATCGGGTTCGACCTGGAGCTGACGCGCGCCGTGAGCGACGCCGTGTCGGTGCCCGTGATCGCCTCGGGCGGCGTGGGCACGCTCGAGCACCTAGCCGACGGCGTGCAGCTGGGCGGCGCCGACGCGGTGCTGGCCGCCAGCATCTTCCACTACGGCACCTTCACCATCGCGCAGGCCAAGCAGCACATGGCCGCGCGCGGCATCGAGGTGCGGCTGTGA
- a CDS encoding phosphoribosyl-ATP diphosphatase → MLQQDVLARLSAVIESRKPEAGGNPDTSYVARLLHKGPDAFLKKIGEEATEVVMAAKDAEHQPGAAHAREKIVAEMADLWFHGMVALAHFGLSSADVVAELARREGLSGIEEKALRKARERERSESTQGGTHA, encoded by the coding sequence ATGTTGCAACAAGACGTCCTGGCGCGCTTGAGCGCCGTCATCGAAAGCCGCAAGCCGGAGGCCGGGGGCAACCCCGACACCAGCTACGTCGCGCGCCTGCTGCACAAGGGGCCCGACGCCTTTCTCAAGAAGATCGGCGAGGAGGCCACCGAGGTGGTGATGGCCGCCAAGGACGCCGAGCACCAGCCCGGCGCCGCGCATGCGCGCGAGAAGATCGTGGCGGAGATGGCCGACCTGTGGTTTCACGGCATGGTGGCGCTGGCGCACTTCGGCCTGTCGTCGGCCGACGTGGTGGCCGAGCTGGCGCGCCGCGAAGGGCTGTCGGGCATCGAGGAAAAGGCGCTGCGCAAGGCGCGCGAGCGCGAGCGCAGCGAGTCCACGCAAGGAGGCACCCACGCATGA